The Meriones unguiculatus strain TT.TT164.6M chromosome 6, Bangor_MerUng_6.1, whole genome shotgun sequence genome has a window encoding:
- the Gzma gene encoding granzyme A, with product MMKNFGVPRVSALATVFLLLLISEGGCVRIIGGDPVVPHSRPYMVLLKLSSNNICAGALIANDWVLTAAHCTLRKSSQVILGAHSKDKDEPEKQIVSVKKVFPYPRFDQKTHEGDLQLLQLNKKARINRNVGILDLPKKGDDVKPRTRCQVAGWGSYQNNSPASPVLREVNITVIDRKTCNDEKHYNSNPVIGLNMICAGAPRGGKDSCNGDSGSPLICEGSFRGITAFGREGRCGDPQAPGVYTFLSSKYLRWIKKTMKRTV from the exons ATGATGAAGAACTTTGGTGTTCCCCGGGTGTCTGCTCTTGCCACTGTCTTTCTCCTGCTGCTAATTTCTGAAG GTGGCTGTGTGAGAATCATTGGAGGAGACCCAGTGGTTCCTCATTCAAGACCTTACATGGTCCTACTTAAACTTAGTTCAAATAACATCTGTGCTGGCGCTTTGATTGCAAACGACTGGGTATTGACAGCTGCCCATTGTACCCT GAGGAAGAGTTCTCAGGTCATTCTTGGGGCTCATTCCAAGGACAAGGATGAGCCAGAAAAGCAGATAGTATCCGTTAAGAAAGTATTTCCCTATCCACGCTTTGACCAAAAAACACATGAGGGTGATCTGCAACTTCTACAG ctaaacaaaaaagcaagaattAACAGGAATGTGGGTATCCTTGACCTACCTAAAAAGGGGGATGATGTGAAACCAAGAACCAGATGCCAAGTAGCAGGGTGGGGGAGCTATCAGAATAACTCACCCGCCTCTCCTGTTCTGAGAGAAGTCAACATCACCGTCATAGACCGGAAGACCTGCAATGATGAAAAACACTATAATTCTAACCCTGTGATCGGACTAAATATGATTTGTGCAGGAGCCCCCAGGGGTGGCAAGGACTCATGCAAT gGAGATTCTGGAAGCCCTCTGATTTGTGAGGGCAGTTTCCGAGGCATCACAGCTTTTGGCCGCGAGGGGAGGTGTGGCGATCCCCAAGCGCCTGGTGTCTATACTTTCCTCTCAAGCAAATATCTCAGATGGATAAAGAAGACGATGAAGCGCACAGTTTAA